The Caballeronia sp. M1242 nucleotide sequence GGCTTCGCCACCTACTGGCTCATGCCGCGCCTGCCGCAATTCAAGGCGCTGATGCCCGATGTCGACGTGAAGATCATCACGTCGCAACAGATGCCGAGTGCGTCCGGCGACGGCGCGGACGTGGCCATCGTGTTCGGCGACATGCACGCCGACTGGGGCGCGCGCCGGGCCGTGAAGCTGTTCCCGGAACGTGTCACGCCCGTATGCAGCCCCACGTTCGCGGCGACGCACGACACGTCCGATCTCTCGCGGCTGCCGCTATTGCACGTCGAGCGCACGCAGCCGGAGCGGTGGCTCTCGTGGCACGCGTGGTTCGACGCGCACGGACAGGCCGCGCCGCCGATGCACGGCGGGCTGACCTTCAACAGCTACGCGCTGGTGGCGCATGCGGCAGTCATGGGTCAGGGCGTCGCGCTCGGCTGGTCGCCGCTCATCGACGAACTGGTCGCTACGGGCCAGCTCGTCGCGTTGAGTGAGACCTCGCTCGTCACCGATCGCGGCTACATGCTGCTTACCCGACGCGAAGAACCACCCGCCGTGCGCGCGTTTCAGGACTGGCTGCTGGACGAGTGCGACGCAATCGTCTGACGCAAACGGCTCGCCTTTCTTCTTGCCGTTTTTGTTGATTGACCGTTCAATATAAAAAAAGTAGCATCTGCCGACGCTCTGGTAAATGCCAAGGGCGGCCGTGCTCTCACAGGTCGATCAACCATGCCCAAGCTTGGAATGCGCGAGCTTCGTCGCGCGCAACTTATCGATGCCACGTTGCTGACCATCGACGAAGTCGGACTCACAGGCGCCACGCTCGCGACCGTGGCGCAGCGCGCGTCGATTTCGACGGGCATCGTGAGCCATTACTTCGGCGATAAGGACGGACTGCTGGAGGCCACCATGCGCCATGTGTTGCGATCCTTATGGCAAGGCACATCGCGCCGGCGCAAGGCCGCGAAGCCCGATGCGCGTTCGAAGCTGCGCGCGGTCGTCGCCGCGAACTTCGACGTCGAGCAAGTCAACGGACCGGTCATGAAGACGTGGCTCGCGTTCTGGTCCGAGAGCATGCACAAGGAACAACTGCGGCGCTTGCAATACGTGAATACGCGTCGTCTTTACTCGAACCTTTGCGCCGATTTCTCGCGCGTGCTGAGCCGCACCGCCGCGCGCCGCGCCGCGACGGGACTCGCGGCGCTGATCGACGGTCTGTGGTTGCGTGGCGCGCTCGCGGGCGAACCGTTCGATACGAAGAGCGCGCTGCGCGTCTCGTACGACTACATCGATCTCATGATCCAGCCACGCGACTGATCCCC carries:
- a CDS encoding LysR family transcriptional regulator, with protein sequence MPRQDRLPPMQALLMFESAARLASFTAAARELGSTQPAVSQRVVQLEEALGTALFERGHRGVTLTEDGTRLFDAVRQGLDVIRQATGDIRSRRAQRALTLSTDFGFATYWLMPRLPQFKALMPDVDVKIITSQQMPSASGDGADVAIVFGDMHADWGARRAVKLFPERVTPVCSPTFAATHDTSDLSRLPLLHVERTQPERWLSWHAWFDAHGQAAPPMHGGLTFNSYALVAHAAVMGQGVALGWSPLIDELVATGQLVALSETSLVTDRGYMLLTRREEPPAVRAFQDWLLDECDAIV
- the betI gene encoding transcriptional regulator BetI; its protein translation is MPKLGMRELRRAQLIDATLLTIDEVGLTGATLATVAQRASISTGIVSHYFGDKDGLLEATMRHVLRSLWQGTSRRRKAAKPDARSKLRAVVAANFDVEQVNGPVMKTWLAFWSESMHKEQLRRLQYVNTRRLYSNLCADFSRVLSRTAARRAATGLAALIDGLWLRGALAGEPFDTKSALRVSYDYIDLMIQPRD